The Litchfieldia alkalitelluris genome has a window encoding:
- a CDS encoding DinB family protein, with amino-acid sequence MNTILNEYVKFTEKLSLLMNIEEVDANKSINEGKWSPKEVIAHIYRWDIFLMEKGIPEIIKDYKINFPSHDQYNAESVVFSKTVDFKTLLKMTAELRIKFVQMLSELNLDKQIRVNGFTHDPHTNQEYTLKYLITGFVEHDQHHFKPLEKCLTRN; translated from the coding sequence TTGAACACAATTTTAAATGAGTATGTTAAATTCACAGAAAAACTTTCATTGCTTATGAATATAGAAGAAGTGGATGCGAATAAGTCTATAAATGAGGGGAAATGGTCACCAAAAGAAGTGATTGCGCATATTTATCGTTGGGATATTTTCTTAATGGAGAAGGGGATACCTGAGATAATTAAGGATTACAAAATAAATTTTCCATCTCATGATCAATATAATGCTGAATCGGTTGTGTTCTCAAAAACAGTTGATTTTAAAACACTATTAAAAATGACAGCAGAATTAAGAATAAAATTCGTTCAAATGCTTTCAGAATTGAACTTAGACAAACAAATAAGGGTTAATGGTTTTACTCATGATCCACACACCAATCAGGAATATACTCTTAAGTACCTTATTACTGGGTTTGTTGAGCATGATCAGCATCACTTTAAGCCGCTAGAAAAATGTTTAACTCGAAACTAA